The Aspergillus fumigatus Af293 chromosome 7, whole genome shotgun sequence genome includes the window TCTAAAAACAGGGGAGTCTGCTACGGACAGGAGCTGCGGTATGCACCATGAAATTTGTCTCTTGACCGAGCTGACACGACACAGCCTGAATCTCATGTTCACAATCGCCGCTGTGGCGACCAATGTCTGCGCCTTACCAGTTGGCACTATCCTAGATCAATACGGTCCTCGCGTCTGTGGTATCATTAGCAGCATATGCCTGACTTTCGGCGCCTTACTACTCAGTTTCGCTGCCAATCTCCCCTTTGATGCATATATTCCTGGATACCTCTTGCTATCGCTCGGAGGTCCCTTCATCTTTATCTCGTCATTCCAGCTGTCCAACACATTCCCCACTCGCTCTGGGTTGATCCTGTCCATGCTCACAGGCGCATTTGATGCGTCCAGCGCTTTATTTTTAATCTTCCGACTCACCAACGAGCGCACCAATGGCTCATTCACCAGCCACAAATTCTTCATGGTTTATCTGATCGTTCCCgccttcatcctcgccgcGCAACTTCTCGTCATGCCGGCCACATCCTACAAAACGGCCGGCGAGTTAGTCCAACAAGCAGAAGCGTACATCGTTGATGAAGCTAATGACCACGTCGACGAGCGTATCCACAATCGCTCCGAAGGCGAACGTCAGCGCAACGACCGCCGCGTGCACCGCCAAGACGTCGTCAGCAAGATTCAGGATCTCCTAGGCGACAGCAGCATCAATGACATCGCAGGTCTCGACGAGTTCTCTCGAATcactcttcctcctccggaTGAAGTGCAGGATCGCATCGTCGGCAAAACCCCACCCCGCAACACCACCGCCGGCGGCGTCTGGGGCGCTCTCCACGGCCGCTCCGCTATCCAACAAATCGCTACCCCCTGGttcgtcctcatcatgcTCTTCACGGTCCTCCAGATGCTGCGCATCAACTACTTCGTCGCCTCTATCCGCGCCCAATATGACTACCTTCTCTCCCCAGCGCTCTCCAAACAGCTAAACAGCGTCTTCGACGTCCTCCTCCCCCTTGGCGGCCTTCTCTCCGTCCCCTTCATCGGCACTATCCTCGACACCTTGAAAACCCAAcacgtcctcctcatcctcgtctccaCCGCCACCGTCATCGGCATCCTCGGCTGCATTCCCCACAGCCTCCCCGCCGGCTACGCCAACATCGCCCTCTTTGTCATCTACCGGCCCTTCTACTACACCGCCGTCTCCGACTACGCCGCCAAGGTTTTCGGCTTCCAGACCTTCGGCAAGGTCTACGGGCTGATCATCTGTCTAGCGGGGCTCGGCAATTTCCTCCAGGCGGGCCTCGACGCCCTGACGTTCAAGCTGTTCGCCCGGGATCCCGTCCCGGTGAATCTCGTGCTTACGGCCTCGACTGGCGTGATTGGCGCCGCGCTGGTGGGGTTCGTCTGGTGGCAGGCCAAGCGGATAGATGCCTCACGCGCGCAGGGTATAGCCGGTAAGGGCGCGGTTGTGGATGTGGACAATGGCAGGATAGAGCGCACAATAGTGCAGAGTAAGCAGGTGGGCCGACCCCGGCCAGACTCAATAGCTGTAGAGTACACGGGTGTAGCGGCTAGAGATTGGGAGCGGGAGCGAGAGCGAGAACCTTTACTGCTTCGTGGCCCGCAGCATATGGGGGCACATGGGGAAGCGTCGTCGTATGGGATTTCGAGCGGACCGTGATCCATCTATCCTACCCCTGTCATATTTGGATATTTGCTTTACTTActggctgctgctcctgctgctgccgctacaattgatgatgacgatacGTTACGATTTTGTATAGCTTGGTATATCCTGTATATTACTATACTATGTCCATGTAGAATACATCCATCCGTCTGTCTTGGCCTGCGCCAAAGTCCTTGTCGTGACCATCGTTATCATATCCAACTTCATAACCCGTAGACCAAGCTTAGTTCAAGAAAGCTGAACGCCATGCACGAATCAGAACGCCaaaaaaaggggggaaaaaaagacaaTACGATATCCGCCTCGTCACAAAAGCCCCGCGACTTCCAGCCAGAGGGAATACCCCGCCTCGTCACACGCAGCATCATACCAGAGCATGAACTCCAGGACGCTCTTCAGCTTCGGCCAGAAGTAGATCCCATTACTGGAAGCCGCTTGGGCGAGGGTATGTACGAACCAGGCCCGTTCTGGGCGGTTCTCGGCCGCGATGCCGCCGAGGGTGAGGGCCCAGAGGAGGGCGATTTGTGCGTTCGGGTGGGTCCAGAGGGGGGTTGCGTCGGGGGTCTGCTGTAGGGTTTCTTGGAGGAGGTTTGCGAGACGGGGGAGAGGCGAGCATTGGAATGGGAGGGGGAAGGTGACGCCGACGGCGTAGATGAGGGCGGCGAGACGGCAGGTTTCGTAGATGGTTTGATGATGGGGGGTGGGGAACCAGGTGGGAAGATGGCGGGCGGAggggaggttgagaaggtgGTACTGGACGAGATTGCGCTGGTCgcagaggagagaaaggtcGGGGTTCGGATGGGAGACCTTGATGtgatcgatgatgatgtttgTGTAGACTCTTAGTGCTTGGAAAACGTCCGCCATTTCTGGGGTAAAGCCGATCTGACACAGCCGGCCGAACCCGAGCTCCACGTCAAGGGAGGTGTATCCTAGCAGCTCTTGTAACGTGAGGCCTTGTCGCGGCTCATGGAACGGGATGTATTCAAACGTAGGCTGCGAAAGCAGATAGCTTGCGGTCAAAATCGCGGAACTGATTTGTCAAGTTAGCTCAAGTCGGCTAGGAAACTGGAACAGAGATGCCTACAACGCTACAGTCGTGGCTAATCCTGGCAGCTTGATATTCTTCAAGCCGCCCCGTAATTTGATCAACTCGGTCAAGCCCCGCAGGTGGACAAGATTTGGTGGCAAGCTTGCGTACACGTCGAGCCATTGCAGCTGCGTCAAGGGCGGCTTGAATGGGATGGGGCGATGTCGCCGGCGATCGTTGTCATCCGCGATGTTGTGAGCCATGCAAACGACACTTAGTATGATAGAATCGCTGAGAATGCGATTTTGATCCGGATCACTGAAAGCCTTGTTGACCAGCTTGATAGTTTCATATTCACATTGCTCTAGGAGTCGCTGATCGCGAGGGCTGAATGACCCATCCGGAGTCTGCTTGTTGACCCATCGGCAACGCTGGTGTGATAGCGAACCAAATAAAATGGCAGTGAACAGAACAGGATCCGACAATGACAGGGGAAGCCAGTTTTTCGTGGCAGAAACGTCGCGGTCTCCGGGAGTTGGGGGGGTCAGCTTGGGCCAGAGAACATCGATGCCTGCAGATTGTCAACATTTCGAGCCCAGGGATATATCCGGGGTACTAACAGTATCTTTCACACGCATGAACGACTTCGGGGGTATAATGTGACGGGTAGGTATGAAAAGGATCGAACGCGTTACTGCCTATGGCCGCGATGGTGTAGCTAACCAGAGGGCCATTTTCTTGGCCCGGAGAACGAGTACATTCTCGAGTAGCATCCACCACCGCCTGACATGGACTGTACTCACAATGGCCTTCGGTGTCATCTTCTCGCCGTTCGTAGGTGTGAGAGGAAGCTATCGGTGGAAGCGGGACGTGGGAAGCGGACTGGATGGAGAGGGACAGACTGCGAGAGATAGTAGACTCGGGAGACTCGCGCGACGACCCggccgacggcgaggaggatgaaggaaATAACGTTTCTTCAGTATCGATTTCAAAAATCTGCGACGCGGGATCGCAGGTCTCCTCGCGATTCGAATTCGAGTCCGACGATTCTCCTGCCGACGAACGATCCTTTGTTTGGTCGGAAATCCATTTTCCCACATGCGCCCGCACCAGCCGCTGTATCCTCAGCTTCTCATTTTCCGAGGTCGGACGGGCATTGACGAAGTGGATTGGCTCCTTTGTGCGCCCTCTAGCACCTTTAGTTAAAGGCATCGTCACCACCCTGTCCCATCACCATCGAGCGTTACGGTTGTGGTAATAATGTAGCGCGGGATGGCAATGACCGCATCCTGCGGCTTTGGATTGCGAACGAAAGTCCAGTTTCGACGGGCTCGTCGcttgaagagaaagggaggGGAGGCTCGGAGTGCCGATCGCGCAGTGTTCCTGCGATTATGAGGGGGAAAGTCGGCAGCGGGATATTATGTTATGGATAGGGGCGCAATGCGATCGACACTTGTAGTCCGCCGAGGCGTTGGCGATTGACGTGTCCGAGATAGAGAGACGAGAGGAGAATTGCAATCAAGTCGAAAATGGAGGAACTGAGATGATAGTTGATAGACGCCATGAACTCTGTGAGTGAGCTATCCTCTCCCGGTCTTCCTGCGGAACCCCGTGACCGTGATCGGCGATTATCCTGTTAACCCCGAGGCTGGAAACGGAGGAGACAAAACTTTTAGTTGAGAAATTCGCGGGGTGAACAGGTAGAATGCAGGTTTGTGGCTGACTGATTTTCGACCAGCAATGGACTATCCGTGGGTTTGAAAAGAGACTTTCTTTCAGAACGTCCAGTGGTGATGAAATTGTGGTCGCTGTGGCTTGCCAGATCACCCCAGTTCGACCTGGTCTAGAACTCTAGATTCTTTTTTTCACGCGATGGGATCATGGAAAGGCGAGATGATCTCCATTCTCGATTGTTTCCATTGTCTCCATTGTCTCAACTGTCTCGATTGCCGAGTCGATCGCGACGCAACAGTTGCTCCCGCGTGGAACAGATTACACGGAAATCCCGCAGGAGATCCGATTATTCTCTCAGTATTCCTGAGATGATGGTCTCCGTAATCAGCGAAGCCACTGTCAGGACAGTACCGACGTAATTTTTGGACTGGTCAAGTAAATTCCAAGGATTTGATCCCGTCCGATACAAATCCAGGACAGCACGACTGGAACCGTCGCTCGAGTGGTTATAGGCCCGATCCTGAGGGAGAAAATCTCGACTGGACGGATCGGTTGAACGAGGAAATACGGTGGTGAAGTTAAGCTTATAGTTGAATGATGGCCATGTTGCTATTGTCCTGGAGATAAGAATGCATGAGAACTCCTGTCGTTATTGCACATCAGCTACTTCCATCTCCTTTCTCGTATCCTAGTTCGACGCCACCTAAATCGCTGTACTCACAAACCAGAAGTCTTGCTTCAATGAGTTTCTTGTTCACCTCGGGGGACTCTACTTGttcgacatcatcttcgatTCAATCCGGAATATACCCAAGTCGAGAAAAAGATGAAGTATATGAAGGTTAAGAAAGGACCAATGTCATGGTCATCTGTAGTTGAGAGTAAGTTGATCACCAAGAAGTTAACACGGTAGCACTAGAGGTGTCTGTGTCTACAGGCAACGCAGTCCTTCGGTACTGGTACGATTGCACCATGCCTGGTCGACATTGAGAGATTTCACAGACTGGGAAGTAAGGCTAGTGAGTAGAACATGGTCATGGCAAGAGATAGAGGGCAAGAAACAGGATTGAGATGGGTATATCTACCCACCTAGTGTCTCTCCATCTGAGATAGACTTACTCTGGTGGGAGGAACCTACATTCACTATGATTATTATCTCCCATGGTCTACACACTGATTCCCTGGATGAAGAATCGTACTTGTCATCGCAGATTAGTCTTCGGTTGTCATcaaatgacaaaggaaagaacTGCCGGAGTGCTGTACGTGATTTGGATCATTTCATTCTTCAGAGGTAGCGTTTGTCAAGGACAGGTAAGATATGTAAGCCAGATGGCTATTGCATGCAACAATCAAAAACCTGTGCAAGAGTCAGGTTTTGTAGAATAGCACAGGATGAATAGCCCAGTAAGCATTCGTTTGAATGCCGATATTGCATTAGGAAGCTGGAATACTAGCAATACTAGCCAAACCAGACCCTCGCATCAGTCAATCTCGAGCAGCGGGTACTTCCCTCCCTCGCCAGTCTCCTTATCATAATACCCCTCCAGCGCCTGTTCCACAGCAGCCATATACCCCAAAACCTTCTCTTCCTGCCACCGTCTCCCAACAACCTGCACCGCAGTCGGGAGACCCGCCATCTTGGCCGCATCGTAGTGCTTCCACGCCCCGCGGGCAATGGCATGATTGGCGCCAAGTTGCTTTAGAACGGTTTTATACGGCGCCGAGAGCGCATCCTTCTTCGGGTCGACGTGCGAAACGGGTAATACACCCGCAGAGTAATCGAGCAGATTCCACAGGAAGGTATACCCACAAGAGGACACGGCGTCGCGCATCGCCTTGTGCGGAAGAGCAGGCGTCGCGTTGACCGGACACAAAATGAAATCGTATTGCTGCGGCTCGGCGTCCCACCAGGCGTGCCAGGTGGCGCGGAAGGCCTCGCGGCGGGCGACGAGCTTCCACTGCTCGGCTGCGGATTTGTGTTCAAAGCTGCGGATTAGCGCGGCCCATTTGGTATCGCGCCTGATGTAGCGGACGTAGAGGTAGTAGAGGTAGCGAAGGGGACGGGGCAGTCTCGCGATGCGCGTCAGTTGTTCAGCGCCGGGGTCGGACGGTTCGAAGCTGTAGCGGTGGGAGTTGAAAGTAGTGCAGCCGTCGGAGTTGAGGAGTTGAGAGGCAAGCGTTAGACCAGTGAAGGGGTCAGCGGATGCCGGGGGTGTGATCTCGGAGACTGTGTGGCCGGCAGCTGTGAGTGCAGCGACAGTGGTGGCAATGGCACGGTTGATGGCGGGCGTCGGAGGGACGACTCCTGGGGACGGTCAGCTTTGTATAAGTGTGTATGTTGGCAACCATACCATCTGAAGACATCAGCCCGATGCGCAGTTGTTTCGTCTgcgcttccttctcctccgaGGACCGCCAAGCGATAGGATGGACGGTGTTGTCGTACTTCCATGGCTGCATGCCGATGATCGCTCGCGTAAAGTAAGTGAGATCATCCAAAGTCCGGGCCATTGGGCTAAAGACACTGGCCACTCCTTCCTGGCCCGCCATGCTCGTGCTGACGCCTGCCTTGGGCCAGCGACCCGTACTGCACCGCAAGGAGTAGATACCGCTCCAAGCTGCAGGAACGCGCACCGATCCAGCAACATCAGACCCAATACCGATACGACCGCCAAGGGCAAGCAGAGCACCCTCGCCTCCAGTCGAACCACCGGGTGAGTACTCAGGCACATGTGGGTTCAAGCACCGACCCCAAAGACCATTGTAGGACTCAAATGATAAAAGTGTCACCGGCAGTGCAGTCTTGGCATACGGAACAGCGCCTGTACGAGTCAGGATACGCAACAGAGGAAAAAAAGGTTTGCAGCCATACCAGCATCCTTCAACAACTTCACCATGGGCCCATCCTCGGCGCAAGGCTTCCCAGCCATGCGCGCATACCCAACAGAAGTGTCAAAACCCTTGACCTGCACCGAATCCTTGAGGGAGACGGGGATCCCGGCCAGTGGACCTTTGAGATTGACTTCCTTCTGAAGCCATGTCTCCGCTTtgggcagcagcagctcagtCACGCAGTTTGTGCGTTCCTGCGCCTTCACTGCTACCTTGCCATACGTGCGGAGAACATCGGTTGGTGAAAGGTGGGACTTGTGGACTGACTCAACGAGCTGTTCAATTGGTGTGTTGATAATACTCTTATCTGACGCCGTGAACGCAGTGTGGTAGTCTGGGGAGAGGGAAGCGAAACGGGCGGCCCgttccttttgcttctggtCCCTGTTGATTCGTTAGCTTGTGCAGTATTGGTGATGTTTGCATGAACTTACCGGACCCGACGGTAGGTGAAGTAGTCAAATGGTGGTAACATAATGTAGGTCACAACTCGCACCGAGgctgatgaagaagcagtgcctcaaagcgcaagaaggagaacaCGAATATAGAGAAATGGCGCAGGGGATGGCCGTTGCTATTTATTGCGGGGAAAGCATGGACACTaatgcggagaagagcgaTAAGGCCCGCAGATAAGCGCGTGTCCAGTCTCGGTCCAGTCCGTTGTCCAAATATCCACGGTCACCAATCAAGCCCCAAAAAGACCTCCTGCCGGACGATGAACTTGCTGACACAAATTGTAGAGCTCTCCCAGTACTTTGCCAGCAGATATGACTTAGATTTCTGTTGTTTCGGCCATCTGTTGAAAAGGATGGCGATGCGACAACATACCACGTGACTTTTTCAAGTGCCGACAACCGAGTGTCTGGCCCAATCAGGAAAGTCCATGCGGATTGGGTCGACCAGCGGACACAAGACCGCGACGTTCTCGCGTGTTGGTATTGATCCTCTGTAGTAAAAACCGAAAGCCGGGAGTGAAGATAAGGTTAGTCCCAAGGATACAGCAGACTGCCTGGAGTTTCCGAGAAACGAGGTTGAGTCACTTGAGTCACCTGAACTGCTAGCTGAGGCTCCTCAACTTTATTATCAGACATAATGTACTCGCTAGGTGGACTTTGCAGGCAAATGGAATGGGTAAGACACTGTGATATTTATTTTTACTGACACTTAAATACAGGTCTCGGTGACAAACAAGATTCGTTCACATATTGAACATACAAATAGTCCAGCTCCGGAATACCAAGGCCGACACGATTTGTACATGCTTTCGTATTGGTGCTTCATAGAGCGATTTGGCCCCATACAAATCATGGTACATGAGACCAGCTCATTCAGTCAGACACAAGATTGCAATGAGACTGTCCGCTCCTTGGACCTTGGCATGTACTGACCGTCTCGCTCAGGGCGATATGCGTGAAGTTGTGGTCCGGTGGATTTGGTGCGATCATTTCCTTATGATTGCGATTGCTGAGTTGGTTTCCAGGGACGACTAGCGCTCAGGCTCGAGTCTGCGCATTGATCTGTGTCTCTTCACCCTGTCGATCCCTTATCGCGATTGTCTTGTAACCAGTCGTGGGCATGGAGCCACAGAAGGACCACGATAATACCGGCCACCAGACTCGCAATGGCCAAAAAGATGACAAAGCCACACACTATCGACCGTCGTTTCTTTCGGTACTGTGCTTGGATCCAGTTGTCCCTTGGTTCGTTAGTGATGCGACCCTTCCATGCAAACCATAGACATGACGCAAAAAGTACGTACGGCTGGACCGGGCTCTTGTTTTGCGCTGCAGCTTTTGCCTCTTCATCCAGATGGACCGCGCGTGAAAAGCGCTTCCAGAACAGCGGATCCCTCACAAGCGTCATTCTTTGAGATGCTTAGTGCAAGTCTGACATTGATATTTGACAATCTGTCAAATGTGGTGTATGGGACTAACTCCTTCGGCTGGCGAAGTTGTGGCAAGTCGCGACGGGGTGAGGGTGAACCACTTCCCCCGTCTCCTGGAACCGAAAGACTCGAGCGCAGTAGTCGGGGTGAAATATCAAAGAGCGTACGGTGATGTTAGGACATAGACTAGACTGACGCAGAAGGCAATAAAAGCTTTATGCAGGATGGACAGGGACAATAAGGGAAAAATCAAAACACAAAACAAGGCACTTGCAAGGATTTCCTCCCTGCAAATCCAAATATGTCTCCAAATATGCCATCCATGTTTGACCTCGCATTGCAAAGAATGCATCCATTCACAGTGCCGGATCTGGCATTCCAGTGCCTCCGTTGGAATGGCACgggaggcagaagatggccGAGGAATGGCCTCGAGCTGCGTGATAAAGGCATAAACTACTCACATTCTGGCCAATCAGAGCCAGATTAACCACAGTACTATGGACTGCTACCAATGATAATGAATCTTCTGTCTGTGTTTTAAATGTGCCACGTCCTTGACAAATGCACCTACTGAGGCATCCACGAAGAAGCACAAGAAGGTAAATCCGCATGTCGTCTAATAATAGATTGTCTGAATTATCAGACAGTCTCACCTGCGGTTTGCCTTGCCTGTCTTTCTGCTgaaaattttttttttttttttaatttttcCGTGTCGTACAGGTGTTTGATCTGGCGGCAAAGCAATTCCTCAAGGAAATGGAATTAACAAACATGGGAATGTACAAAGACGCAAGTCTTCAGATAGAAACTTTAGGTCTCATGATCTATAAAGAGAATATGGACGAGGCTGCAGTTTGACGGGCCAGGTCCAAGGATGCGCCTCGTCAAAGCCACAAACATAGTTCGGTGCTGGTAAGCCTGCAATCTCGACTAAGGTTGCATGAGGATGGTCAGATGAAGCTTGCTCATGAACACATTCAGTAGCATGACCAATGAAGGGGTGCCTATTAGCTGATTGGCTTCATGAGAAGCAGCGCCGTCGCTCTTGTTTCCGAACTTCTCATAGGGAGATAAGGTGAAAAACACGCatctggaggagatgcacCGGAAGTACTTGCAGATATGCAGAACACCACCAAGTCTCCAGTATCAAGTACCTGCAGAATCAAGCAGTGTTGGAAAACCGCTTTATCATTGAGCGCTAATTTGCAGATCGGCTGCTCGCCTGCCTCAACTCCCAACCGATTAGTATACGCAGTGGAGCAATCaatataataatagtggAACGGCCAGACCATGGTCCACCAGTGGATAACAGTGGAGAGTCTTCAGATTCAACAATCGATAATCAATAATCGATAATCCAACTGACATTGCAGCACCCTCAGGCCACTGTCATGGGGGTCACGTCACATTCGGGCCTGTCAGGTTGTTAGGCGTTCAGGCCACAATCGGACTTCCCAAGGCTAAAAGACCGAAACAGCATCGTGCATCGTTCCATCTTCCATCGTCTCGGTCAGTCAATCATCGGTGACTTTCTTGCGTCTAATTGCAGATGAGGCGGATTGAGTTGGCTTCTTGCCAGCAAACGAAATCGCTTTGGGGCCTTGGGCCACCCCGCAGTGGAGCGGAGCAGAGGTGCCTGACCGCTCCTGTTGCCTATCTGTCTACAGAGTGTACTCTGCTCACCTACCTACTGCTACCTAGTCACTTCGTCTTGGTTCTCTTGAGCGCTGCTCCATCTCATATACCCCCTTTTCATCGGGATCTGGCCCATTGAGGAACGAAGCCTGTCGCTCCCTTCAGATGCACGTCACTTTCTCGCCGTGGCCATCAACTCCGCCTGGTCATGTCCTCCGCGCAAGATGCAGACGCGGGCGCCAATTCCTGGGGGGCCTTGATCAACCCCGACAAGAGTCCTGCCCCGTTACTTGAACAGCTATGTCTGGGGATTGCACAGTTAATGGTCATTCTGATGTTGCCTCGTCGATATCATGCAGGTTGCTAATGTCGTCCAGACCACCTTCGACGAATACGCTACCCCCGATCTCACCCCAGATCGAATGGCCGCCTTCTATCGCAAAGTCGGCGGCAACTACGACATCCTCTTCCTAGAGACAAAGTACTCAGCCCTGTCATTCATCTATCAGCGTCTGGGATGCTTCCACAGCATTCAGCCCACGAACGATCCATTTAAGCCGCCGTCCATCCCAGCATTGCAGCCCAACGGCTTTGTCAGATGGCAGACGATCCAGCTGCTTCTGGACCCCGATGAACATGCGCGATATCTACAGAATGCCGTTGCGCTGTGGGACATTGAGAGTCCCAACGGAGGAACTTTTCCAAAGATGATCCCTCGAGACGCTTTCCCATCGGAGCCGGACCCGGAGATGGTGGAGTGGCATGAGGGAGTGAGCCGACGCTTTGAATTCGACTACTGGCGGAAGAATGTCTTGCGATCCTCTCCGCCCAATTTCCGCACATACCACTGGCAATTCGGCCACAAGGATGCACCGCTTGAACAAGAGGACCACCTTTCAAGTCACCGGCCTCCATCACCACAGCACCGACGACACACAGAGCCAGAGGATCCGCCTCCGAGGAGTCGCCATAACAGGCGGCGGACCGGCGAGCTTCCCACATCCGCAACTCGAAGAGTCAAATCAACCTATTTTCCCCGTGCAGAGGAGGCGCCTGAATTCGCGTCTCCTCGAGCGCCATCGCCGGCCTTTCGACCCCGACCAGCCACAAAATCGAGGGGCCGCGAACGGCCGCACTCCTTCGTCTACCCAACAAGCACAGAGCCCCACCGTGGCCACGACACCTCGGACGCCTCGTCCGAAGACTCAGGATCCCCAACCCACGGACAACCGCCAAGATCAGGACGACACAGCCGTTCGCGGAACCTATCACCTCCCCGCTCCGCCCACGCTCGACGCCACTCGCACGAAGCATACGCCCGCCTACCCAAAGAAGACGTACCTCCAGACTCCCCACGAAAGCATACCCACCGCGATGCCTACACGGCGCACATGGGCCGGCTGTATGACTCCGACGGTGCGCGGAAACCCCGCCAGTCACGAGCGTACAACGAGGAACCACCCCCCAGCCGATCCGCGGGCATCCGATTCCGCGAACACATCTTCCACGAGCAACCCGCCGTCACCCTCTCGCAGGAGGTACCCCTCTACACCCACGTCCACCCCCGCTACATGAACGGGATCAGCGAGGACTATGTCCAGCATCCACATTCGCACCACACCCGCCCCCTGGACTCGTACGTCATGGACGACTCCCGCCGGCACAGCTACCGCGATCCGACATCAAGCAGTTCGTCCGGCGCCCACGCCGCGGTGCTTGAGCGCACCCGCTCGTATGCGGGACGGCCATCCCGGGTTCCCGGCTGGGCTAGTCCGCCGCAGGGCCGCAAGCGATGCGTGCCCGTTCCAATGGTAGACGTGGATTACCCGTCCCCGTCGGGACGGAGATCGGCCATGTACGAGCGATAGGCTCAAGCTGGCGTGTAACTTGTCACGAAGTAATGAGTAACGATGCCATGTCTCTTTCCTATTTCGTTTGATCTATTG containing:
- a CDS encoding putative MFS transporter Fmp42; translation: MSLNRVSYLESWGQTRPGSLQQQQQGQEDGDSDSVDGRNVDLPESSLSSSFQSTYTYRLNFNPYAGPGWTQTPDEVAPEVLPSGPETPTIKTQPKPLEEGDHGRYDPQHASLRLPNEDYPLQTTGAFEVSSTRRICQVIVAVIYCFLAAGVVFGFAALKPVLIREGVYHNLCSRDELSKNRGVCYGQELRLNLMFTIAAVATNVCALPVGTILDQYGPRVCGIISSICLTFGALLLSFAANLPFDAYIPGYLLLSLGGPFIFISSFQLSNTFPTRSGLILSMLTGAFDASSALFLIFRLTNERTNGSFTSHKFFMVYLIVPAFILAAQLLVMPATSYKTAGELVQQAEAYIVDEANDHVDERIHNRSEGERQRNDRRVHRQDVVSKIQDLLGDSSINDIAGLDEFSRITLPPPDEVQDRIVGKTPPRNTTAGGVWGALHGRSAIQQIATPWFVLIMLFTVLQMLRINYFVASIRAQYDYLLSPALSKQLNSVFDVLLPLGGLLSVPFIGTILDTLKTQHVLLILVSTATVIGILGCIPHSLPAGYANIALFVIYRPFYYTAVSDYAAKVFGFQTFGKVYGLIICLAGLGNFLQAGLDALTFKLFARDPVPVNLVLTASTGVIGAALVGFVWWQAKRIDASRAQGIAGKGAVVDVDNGRIERTIVQSKQVGRPRPDSIAVEYTGVAARDWEREREREPLLLRGPQHMGAHGEASSYGISSGP
- a CDS encoding putative acetamidase, producing MLPPFDYFTYRRVRDQKQKERAARFASLSPDYHTAFTASDKSIINTPIEQLVESVHKSHLSPTDVLRTYGKVAVKAQERTNCVTELLLPKAETWLQKEVNLKGPLAGIPVSLKDSVQVKGFDTSVGYARMAGKPCAEDGPMVKLLKDAGAVPYAKTALPVTLLSFESYNGLWGRCLNPHVPEYSPGGSTGGEGALLALGGRIGIGSDVAGSVRVPAAWSGIYSLRCSTGRWPKAGVSTSMAGQEGVASVFSPMARTLDDLTYFTRAIIGMQPWKYDNTVHPIAWRSSEEKEAQTKQLRIGLMSSDGVVPPTPAINRAIATTVAALTAAGHTVSEITPPASADPFTGLTLASQLLNSDGCTTFNSHRYSFEPSDPGAEQLTRIARLPRPLRYLYYLYVRYIRRDTKWAALIRSFEHKSAAEQWKLVARREAFRATWHAWWDAEPQQYDFILCPVNATPALPHKAMRDAVSSCGYTFLWNLLDYSAGVLPVSHVDPKKDALSAPYKTVLKQLGANHAIARGAWKHYDAAKMAGLPTAVQVVGRRWQEEKVLGYMAAVEQALEGYYDKETGEGGKYPLLEID